The Lynx canadensis isolate LIC74 chromosome D1, mLynCan4.pri.v2, whole genome shotgun sequence genome has a segment encoding these proteins:
- the RPS6KB2 gene encoding ribosomal protein S6 kinase beta-2 isoform X3, translating to MAAVFDLDLETEEGSEGEPEFSPSDVWPHGELRAAGLEPVGHCEEVELTETSVNLGPERIGPHCFELLRVLGKGGYGKVFQVRKVQGTNLGKIYAMKVLRKAKIVRNAKDTAHTRAERNILESVKHPFIVELAYAFQTGGKLYLILECLSGGELFTHLEREGIFLEDTACFYLAEITLALGHLHSQGIIYRDLKPENIMLSSQGHIKLTDFGLCKESIHEGAVTHTFCGTIEYMAPEILVRSGHNRAVDWWSLGALIHPSLRRTGRKPWTRSSKGS from the exons ATGGCGGCCGTGTTTGACCTGGACCTGGAGACGGAGGAAGGCAGCGAGGGCGAGCCAGAGTTCAGCCCCTCG GACGTGTGGCCCCATGGCGAGTTGAGGGCGGCTGGCTTGGA GCCTGTGGGACACTGCGAGGAGGTGGAGTTAACGGAGACCAGTGTGAACCTGGGCCCCGAGCGCATCGGGCCCCACTGCTTTGAGCTGCTGCGTGTGCTGGGCAAGGGGGGCTATGGCAAG GTGTTCCAAGTGCGAAAGGTGCAGGGCACCAATTTGGGAAAAATATATGCCATGAAAGTCCTGAGGAAG GCCAAAATTGTGCGCAACGCCAAGGACACAGCACACACGCGGGCTGAACGGAACATTCTAGAGTCAGTGAAGCACCCCTTCATTGTGGAACTGGCCTATGCCTTCCAGACTGGTGGCAAACTCTACCTCATCCTCGAGTGCCTCAGTG GCGGTGAGCTCTTCACGCATCTGGAGCGAGAGGGCATCTTCCTGGAAGACACGGCCTG TTTCTACCTGGCAGAGATCACGCTGGCCCTGGGCCATCTGCACTCCCAAGGCATCATCTACCGGGACCTCAAACCTGAGAACATCATGCTCAGCAGCCAGG GCCACATCAAACTGACAGACTTTGGACTCTGCAAGGAGTCGATCCATGAGGGTGCCGTCACCCACACCTTCTGTGGCACCATTGAGTACAT GGCCCCTGAGATTCTGGTGCGCAGTGGCCACAACCGGGCGGTGGACTGGTGGAGCCTGGGGGCCCTGAT CCACCCTTCACTGCGGAGAACCGGAAGAAAACCATGGACAAGATCATCAAAGGGAAGCTGA
- the RPS6KB2 gene encoding ribosomal protein S6 kinase beta-2 isoform X2 — protein MAAVFDLDLETEEGSEGEPEFSPSDVWPHGELRAAGLEPVGHCEEVELTETSVNLGPERIGPHCFELLRVLGKGGYGKVFQVRKVQGTNLGKIYAMKVLRKAKIVRNAKDTAHTRAERNILESVKHPFIVELAYAFQTGGKLYLILECLSGGELFTHLEREGIFLEDTACFYLAEITLALGHLHSQGIIYRDLKPENIMLSSQGHIKLTDFGLCKESIHEGAVTHTFCGTIEYMAPEILVRSGHNRAVDWWSLGALMYDMLTGSPPFTAENRKKTMDKIIKGKLTLPPYLTPDARDLVKKFLKRNPSQRMGGGPGDAADVQRHPFFRHINWDDLLARRVDPPFRPCLSEEDVSQFDIHFTRQTPVDSPDDTALSESANQAFLGFTYVAPSVLDSSKEGFSFQPKLRSPRRLNSSPRTPVSPLKFSPFEGFRPSPGPLEPTESPLPPLLPPPPPPSSSAPLPIRPPSGTKKSKRGRGRPGR, from the exons ATGGCGGCCGTGTTTGACCTGGACCTGGAGACGGAGGAAGGCAGCGAGGGCGAGCCAGAGTTCAGCCCCTCG GACGTGTGGCCCCATGGCGAGTTGAGGGCGGCTGGCTTGGA GCCTGTGGGACACTGCGAGGAGGTGGAGTTAACGGAGACCAGTGTGAACCTGGGCCCCGAGCGCATCGGGCCCCACTGCTTTGAGCTGCTGCGTGTGCTGGGCAAGGGGGGCTATGGCAAG GTGTTCCAAGTGCGAAAGGTGCAGGGCACCAATTTGGGAAAAATATATGCCATGAAAGTCCTGAGGAAG GCCAAAATTGTGCGCAACGCCAAGGACACAGCACACACGCGGGCTGAACGGAACATTCTAGAGTCAGTGAAGCACCCCTTCATTGTGGAACTGGCCTATGCCTTCCAGACTGGTGGCAAACTCTACCTCATCCTCGAGTGCCTCAGTG GCGGTGAGCTCTTCACGCATCTGGAGCGAGAGGGCATCTTCCTGGAAGACACGGCCTG TTTCTACCTGGCAGAGATCACGCTGGCCCTGGGCCATCTGCACTCCCAAGGCATCATCTACCGGGACCTCAAACCTGAGAACATCATGCTCAGCAGCCAGG GCCACATCAAACTGACAGACTTTGGACTCTGCAAGGAGTCGATCCATGAGGGTGCCGTCACCCACACCTTCTGTGGCACCATTGAGTACAT GGCCCCTGAGATTCTGGTGCGCAGTGGCCACAACCGGGCGGTGGACTGGTGGAGCCTGGGGGCCCTGATGTACGACATGCTCACTGGATCG CCACCCTTCACTGCGGAGAACCGGAAGAAAACCATGGACAAGATCATCAAAGGGAAGCTGACACTGCCCCCCTACCTCACCCCGGATGCCCGGGACCTCGTCAAAAAG TTTCTGAAGCGGAATCCCAGCCAACGGATGGGTGGCGGCCCAGGAGACGCTGCTGATGTGCAG AGACACCCCTTCTTCCGACACATTAATTGGGATGACCTCCTGGCTCGCCGCGTAGACCCCCCTTTCAGGCCCTGTCTG TCGGAGGAGGACGTGAGCCAGTTTGACATCCACTTCACACGGCAGACGCCAGTGGACAGTCCAGATGACACGGCCCTCAGTGAGAGCGCCAACCAGGCCTTCCTG GGCTTCACGTACGTGGCGCCCTCCGTCCTGGACAGCAGCAAGGAGGGCTTCTCCTTCCAGCCCAAGCTACGCTCCCCCAGGCGCCTGAACAGCAGCCCCCGGACCCCGGTCAG CCCCCTGAAATTCTCACCCTTTGAGGGATTCCGGCCCAGCCCTGGCCCATTGGAGCCCACGGAGTCCCCTCTACCTCCTCTCctgccaccaccaccgccaccctcgagctctgcccccctccccatccgACCCCCCTCAGGGACCAAGAAGTCTAAGAGGGGCCGTGGGCGCCCTGGGCGCTAG
- the RPS6KB2 gene encoding ribosomal protein S6 kinase beta-2 isoform X1 produces the protein MAAVFDLDLETEEGSEGEPEFSPSDVWPHGELRAAGLEPVGHCEEVELTETSVNLGPERIGPHCFELLRVLGKGGYGKVFQVRKVQGTNLGKIYAMKVLRKAKIVRNAKDTAHTRAERNILESVKHPFIVELAYAFQTGGKLYLILECLSGGELFTHLEREGIFLEDTACFYLAEITLALGHLHSQGIIYRDLKPENIMLSSQGHIKLTDFGLCKESIHEGAVTHTFCGTIEYMAPEILVRSGHNRAVDWWSLGALMYDMLTGSPPFTAENRKKTMDKIIKGKLTLPPYLTPDARDLVKKFLKRNPSQRMGGGPGDAADVQRHPFFRHINWDDLLARRVDPPFRPCLQSEEDVSQFDIHFTRQTPVDSPDDTALSESANQAFLGFTYVAPSVLDSSKEGFSFQPKLRSPRRLNSSPRTPVSPLKFSPFEGFRPSPGPLEPTESPLPPLLPPPPPPSSSAPLPIRPPSGTKKSKRGRGRPGR, from the exons ATGGCGGCCGTGTTTGACCTGGACCTGGAGACGGAGGAAGGCAGCGAGGGCGAGCCAGAGTTCAGCCCCTCG GACGTGTGGCCCCATGGCGAGTTGAGGGCGGCTGGCTTGGA GCCTGTGGGACACTGCGAGGAGGTGGAGTTAACGGAGACCAGTGTGAACCTGGGCCCCGAGCGCATCGGGCCCCACTGCTTTGAGCTGCTGCGTGTGCTGGGCAAGGGGGGCTATGGCAAG GTGTTCCAAGTGCGAAAGGTGCAGGGCACCAATTTGGGAAAAATATATGCCATGAAAGTCCTGAGGAAG GCCAAAATTGTGCGCAACGCCAAGGACACAGCACACACGCGGGCTGAACGGAACATTCTAGAGTCAGTGAAGCACCCCTTCATTGTGGAACTGGCCTATGCCTTCCAGACTGGTGGCAAACTCTACCTCATCCTCGAGTGCCTCAGTG GCGGTGAGCTCTTCACGCATCTGGAGCGAGAGGGCATCTTCCTGGAAGACACGGCCTG TTTCTACCTGGCAGAGATCACGCTGGCCCTGGGCCATCTGCACTCCCAAGGCATCATCTACCGGGACCTCAAACCTGAGAACATCATGCTCAGCAGCCAGG GCCACATCAAACTGACAGACTTTGGACTCTGCAAGGAGTCGATCCATGAGGGTGCCGTCACCCACACCTTCTGTGGCACCATTGAGTACAT GGCCCCTGAGATTCTGGTGCGCAGTGGCCACAACCGGGCGGTGGACTGGTGGAGCCTGGGGGCCCTGATGTACGACATGCTCACTGGATCG CCACCCTTCACTGCGGAGAACCGGAAGAAAACCATGGACAAGATCATCAAAGGGAAGCTGACACTGCCCCCCTACCTCACCCCGGATGCCCGGGACCTCGTCAAAAAG TTTCTGAAGCGGAATCCCAGCCAACGGATGGGTGGCGGCCCAGGAGACGCTGCTGATGTGCAG AGACACCCCTTCTTCCGACACATTAATTGGGATGACCTCCTGGCTCGCCGCGTAGACCCCCCTTTCAGGCCCTGTCTG CAGTCGGAGGAGGACGTGAGCCAGTTTGACATCCACTTCACACGGCAGACGCCAGTGGACAGTCCAGATGACACGGCCCTCAGTGAGAGCGCCAACCAGGCCTTCCTG GGCTTCACGTACGTGGCGCCCTCCGTCCTGGACAGCAGCAAGGAGGGCTTCTCCTTCCAGCCCAAGCTACGCTCCCCCAGGCGCCTGAACAGCAGCCCCCGGACCCCGGTCAG CCCCCTGAAATTCTCACCCTTTGAGGGATTCCGGCCCAGCCCTGGCCCATTGGAGCCCACGGAGTCCCCTCTACCTCCTCTCctgccaccaccaccgccaccctcgagctctgcccccctccccatccgACCCCCCTCAGGGACCAAGAAGTCTAAGAGGGGCCGTGGGCGCCCTGGGCGCTAG
- the LOC115525224 gene encoding protein tyrosine phosphatase receptor type C-associated protein: MDLPCALGLGTLLALPGVLCSGSGASDGEGPSSGTVVLLLLLLLLLLAAGLAPAWRRLSRDSGGYYHPARLGAALWGRTRRLLWASPPGRWLRARVELGSPDEDPEQQQDEQDEEEDYHLVGGLGETQSRDEDQPRGEGPGPRRAAEPAEAARDSNADGGLGLSSQGPAGSGGSAEALLSDLHAFAGSAAWAGSAEAPEGQGLHVTAL; this comes from the exons ATG GACCTGCCCTGTGCCCTAGGGCTCGGGACACTGCTGGCCCTGCCGGGGGTCCTGTGCTCGGGCAGCGGCGCCTCGGACGGCGAGGGCCCCAGCTCTGGCACGGTcgtgctgctgctgctcctgctgctgctccTGCTGGCCGCCGGCCTGGCGCCGGCCTGGCGCCGCCTCAGCCGCGACTCGGGGGGCTACTACCACCCGGCCCGCCTGGGCGCCGCCCTGTGGGGCCGCACGCGCCGCCTGCTCTGGGCCAGCCCGCCAGGCCGCTGGCTCCGGGCCCGGGTTGAGCTGGGGTCACCCGATGAGGACCCTGAGCAGCAGCAGGACGAGCAGGACGAGGAAGAGGACTACCACCTGGTCGGAGGCCTGGGGGAGACACAGTCCCGGGACGAGGACCAGCCGCGCGGAGAGGGGCCCGGCCCACGGCGGGCGGCAGAGCCCGCCGAGGCAGCACGTGACAGCAACGCCGACGGGGGCCTGGGCCTCAGCTCCCAGGGGCCGGCGGGCTCAGGGGGCAGCGCTGAGGCCCTGCTGAGTGACCTTCACGCCTTTGCTGGCAGCGCGGCCTGGGCTGGCAGCGCTGAAGCGCCCGAGGGCCAGGGCCTCCACGTCACCGCACTGTAG